The Anolis carolinensis isolate JA03-04 chromosome 2, rAnoCar3.1.pri, whole genome shotgun sequence genome has a window encoding:
- the rbm10 gene encoding RNA-binding protein 10 isoform X3, with protein sequence MEYERRGGRGDRTGRYGAVDQTQDEGSEGRNQRDHDYRDMDYRSYLRDFNNQESNNDYDDSSEEHSVEDSYEASSGSETQRRKRDSPSEHPGFLGDGDYRDQDYRTEQEEEEQKASSIIMLRMLPQSATENDIRGQLQAHGFQPREVRLMRNKASGQSRGFAFVEFNHLQDATRWMEANQHSLTILGQKVSMHYSDPKPKINEDWLCSKCGVQNFKRREKCFKCGVPRSEAEQKLPPGSRLDQLVALSGRELSQGLLPLPQPYQVSAALSTQPVAQMSEPCAENANDTIILRNLNPHSTMDSILSALAPYAVLSSSNVRVIKDKQTQLNRGFAFIQLSTIVEAAQLLQILQALHPPLSIDGKTINVEFAKGSKRDMSSSDGNRISAASVASTAIAAAQWAISQASQGGEAAWTAQDEHSVDYGYYQQDEAYGAPGLEATMYSQAYLKSSQSQTGTTGAAAVGKPDKIHSEGAVAAEASLEPGVPGIDPVPILPTFPRNAQTTAVPVAYQAAGSAEGTASVQGNAVTAQSYTIVSPAVLKPDVPSAAQTSSATLGVSTSTSNLPVTSAIGQEPYTQYPVPDVSTYQYDESSGYYYDPLTGLYYDPNSQYYYNAQTQQYLYWDGERRTYVPASDQGSDGHKDGGISGSGSGKEGKEKKEKHKTKTAQQIAKDMERWARSLNKQKENFKNSFQPVSSMREDERRESATADAGYAILEKKGALAERQHGGMDLSKLTGDDRLSPPRGLVAAYSGESDSEEEQEKAADREEKLTDWHKLACLLCRRQFPSKEALIRHQQLSGLHKQNLEIHRRAHLSEQELEALEKNDIEQMKYRDRAAERREKYGVPEPPEPKKRKYSAVTPATVDFEQPTRDGLGSDNIGSRMLQAMGWKEGSGLGRKKQGIVAPIEAPTRVRGSGLGARGSSYGAVASESYREALHKTMVTRFNETD encoded by the exons ATGGAGTATGAGAGAAG AGGTGGTCGGGGGGACCGGACAGGTCGGTATGGTGCTGTAGACCAAACCCAGGATGAGGGCTCAGAAGGCCGGAACCAGAGGGACCACGACTACAGAGATATGGATTATCGATCCTACCTGCGAGATTTCAACAATCAGGAATctaataatgattatgatgattccTCTGAGGAACACAGTGTGGAG GATTCCTATGAGGCTTCCTCGGGATCTGAAACGCAACGTAGAAAACGGGATAGCCCCAGTGAGCACCCAGGATTTCTCGGTGATGGCGACTACCGGGACCAGGACTACCGaactgagcaagaggaggaagaGCAGAAGGCTAGCAGCATCATTATGCTAAGAATGCTGCCTCAATCTGCTACTGAGAATGAT ATCCGGGGGCAACTGCAGGCACATGGGTTCCAGCCTCGGGAGGTGCGGCTGATGCGGAATAAAGCCTCAG GTCAGAGCCGGGGCTTCGCCTTCGTCGAGTTTAATCACTTGCAGGACGCTACACGATGGATGGAAGCCAATCAG CATTCTCTCACTATCCTTGGCCAGAAGGTGTCCATGCACTACAGTGACCCTAAGCCCAAGATCAATGAAGACTGGCTCTGCAGTAAG tGTGGAGTACAGAACTTCAAGCGCAGAGAGAAGTGCTTCAAGTGTGGCGTTCCCCGATCTG AAGCTGAGCAGAAGCTACCTCCTGGTAGTCGTTTGGACCAACTGGTGGCTCTCTCAGGGCGTGAACTCAGTCAAGGCCTCCTGCCTCTCCCACAGCCATACCAGGTGTCAGCAGCCCTCTCTACTCAGCCTGTGGCCCAGATGTCTGAACCGTGTGCAGAGAACGCTAATGATA CCATCATCTTGCGAAATCTGAATCCACATAGCACGATGGACTCCATTTTAAGTGCCTTGGCACCATATGCTGTTCTCTCCTCATCTAATGTCCGTGTAATCAAAGACAAGCAGACACAGCTTAACCGTGGTTTTGCTTTCATTCAGCTGTCCACTATTGTG GAAGCAGCTCAGTTGCTGCAGATCCTACAGGCCCTGCATCCACCACTGAGCATTGACGGCAAAACAATTAATGTGGAGTTTGCCAAAGGTTCCAAGCG GGATATGAGTTCATCAGATGGAAATCGCATTAGTGCAGCTTCTGTTGCCAGCACTGCCATTGCAGCTGCGCAGTGGGCCATCTCTCAG GCATCACAGGGTGGTGAGGCAGCTTGGACTGCTCAGGATGAGCATTCTGTGGATTATGGTTACTATCAACAGGACGAGGCCTATGGTGCTCCAGGTTTGGAGGCTACAATGTATTCGCAGGCATATTTGAAAAGCTCCCAGTCACAAACTGGCACAACCGGAGCAGCGGCTGTTGGAAAGCCTGACAAGATTCATAGCGAGGGTGCAGTGGCAG CTGAGGCATCATTAGAGCCTGGAGTGCCAGGCATAGACCCTGTGCCTATTCTGCCAACTTTCCCTCGAAACGCCCAGACTACAGCAGTACCAGTTGCATATCAGGCAGCTGGCAGCGCTGAAGGGACAGCTTCTGTCCAGGGAAATGCTGTCACAGCTCAG TCATATACTATAGTCTCACCAGCTGTGCTGAAGCCTGATGTGCCTAGTGCTGCTCAGACCTCCAGTGCAACTTTGGGTGTATCTACCAGTACTTCCAATTTGCCTGTTACCAGCGCCATAGGGCAAGAACCTTATACACAATACC CTGTCCCAGATGTCTCTACGTACCAGTACGATGAAAGTTCTGGTTATTACTATGATCCTCTGACTGGCCTCTACTATGATCCTAATTCTCAG TATTATTACAATGCCCAGACACAGCAATACCTGTACTGGGATGGTGAGAGGCGCACCTATGTCCCGGCATCAGACCAGGGATCTGATGGCCACAAAGATGGGGGCATTTCCGGGAGTGGCAGCGGCAAGGAGggcaaggaaaagaaagagaaacataaaacaaaaacagcccAACAG ATTGCAAAGGATATGGAGCGTTGGGCCCGAAGTCTTAACAAGCAGAAGGAgaacttcaaaaacagcttccagCCAGTCTCTTCTATGCGAGAAGATGAAAGGCGGGAATCGGCCACGGCTGATGCTGGCTATGCCATACTTGAGAAAAAG GGGGCCTTGGCCGAGAGGCAGCATGGTGGTATGGACCTTTCCAAGCTCACTGGGGATGACAGGCTG AGTCCACCACGAGGGTTAGTtgctgcttacagtggtgagagTGACAGTGAGGAGGAGCAGGAGAAGGCTGCTGATCGGGAAGAGAAGTTAACGGATTGGCACAAACTGGCTTGCCTGCTTTGTCGCAGACAGTTTCCCAGTAAGGAAGCACTTATTCGTCACCAGCAGCTCTCAGGATTACATAAG CAAAATTTGGAAATCCATCGGCGGGCACACTTGTCAGAGCAGGAGCTTGAGGCACTTGAGAAAAATGACATAGAG CAGATGAAATACAGAGATCGTGCAGCTGAACGAAGGGAGAAGTATGGTGTCCCTGAGCCCCCCGAACCCAAAAAGAGGAAGTATTCAGCGGTCACACCAGCCACTGT GGATTTTGAACAACCAACGCGGGACGGGCTCGGAAGTGACAACATTGGTAGCCGCATGCTACAGGCCATGGGCTGGAAAGAAGGCAGTGGATTGGGTCGCAAGAAGCAGGGCATTGTTGCCCCTATTGAG GCCCCAACACGGGTCCGTGGGTCTGGCCTGGGTGCACGTGGCAGCTCTTATGGGGCTGTAGCATCAGAGTCCTACCGCGAGGCATTGCACAAGACTATGGTGACACGTTTCAACGAGACGGACTGA